GCATTTCTGGATAATAGAGCTGCTGAGGAAGATAGCACCAAAAAAGCAGACCAAAGAAGCGAAATGGGATTGTTGGAGAGGTTACAATTTGTGGTAGAAAATAAGTTTCAAAGATTGACTTATACTGAAGCCATTGATGTTTTGAAAAATTCCAATTATAACAAGAAGCAAAAGTTTCAATACCTTATTGAGGATTGGGGCGTGGATTTACAATCCGAACATGAGCGGTACTTGGTAGAAAAACATTTCAAAAAGCCTGTAATTCTGACCGACTATCCAAAAGAGATCAAAGCCTTCTACATGAGACAAAACGATGATGGCAAAACAGTTGCGGCCATGGATATATTATTTCCCGGGATAGGAGAAATTGTTGGTGGTTCACAGAGAGAAGAAAGACTTGATCTGCTTTCCAAAAGAATGGAAGAAATGAATATCCCAACTGAGGAAATGTGGTGGTATCTGGATACAAGAAGATTTGGTTCAACCCCTCATGCCGGATTCGGTTTGGGTTTTGAAAGACTTGTATTGTTTGTTACCGGGATGGGAAATATCAGAGATGTGATAGCATTTCCGAGAACTCCGGGACACGCAGAGTTTTAAAAAGTATCTCGAAAAAACCACCAACTTAGGTGGTTTTTTCGTTTAGCTTTATTCATTAATTAATTCAGTTTCTGAATCTAATTTTACAGCAGCTTCATCTGTATCTATCACTTTGATCCTTCTGGCCAATGGAATACACAGTAAACTCAAGAAGATGGCAAAATACCCAACAATATCATAATTCAACAGCTCTCCATTGGCCCCCTCGGCTAAAATCAGCCCTGCCAGGAAAGAAGCCAATCCTGCTGAAAGCTGCTGTACCGCGGAATTAAAACTAAGAAAACTGCCTCTATTCTCAGATTTTGCTGTACCTGTTATCAATGCTGCAGCCGGAACCATCCTTCCATTGGAGGTGACAAAAAACATAGTCGAAATCAACAGGACATAGGGTATGGGAGTTTGGCCCAAATGAGTAATTACCCCAATTGGGATAACGTTCAAAGTCATAAAAATGGTAAAAACTTTTATTTTCCCGTATTTATCTGTCATTCTTCCTACCCAAGGAGAGGTAAAAATCGTAAAAAATCCGCCAGCCATATAAATATAAGTAAGCTCAATCTCACTAAAGCCAACATTAGCCACCATATAAGGACTCAAAAAAGGGATAATAGCAAACTGCCCCAACATCATCATGATGGTCAGGGAAATAGCACGCATTTGATTTCCATTTCCGGTAACTCTCTGAATCACCTGAATAGGACTCGGTTTAAATTGTTGCTTTTCCAGATGGGCAGTAATGGATGGTATAAATCTATAAATCATCCAAAGAATCAACAAAGACAGGCCTGCCAAAAAGAAAAATGGAGCATGCCAATTAGAAATACTGGCAATAAATAACCCAAAAGGAACTCCTATTACAGAAGCCACAGAAAATGCAGCCATTACTAGTCCCATAGCCCTACCTCTTCGGACATCAGGAATAACATCACCTATAATGGATAAAACCAAAGCTGATGTAAGACCGCCAAAAACACCTGAAATTATTCTTGATATCAATAAAATGGAATAATTTGGGGAGAAAGCACAGGCCAATGCACCAAATAAGAATCCTGTGAATACCCAAAGCAAAATGGTCCTACGGTCATATTTATCCAGAATAAAGGCTCCAAAAAAACTGCTCACACCCGCACTAAATGTGTAGGATGAAACCAATAGACCAAACTCTCTTGGCGAAATTTCAAATATCCTCATCAGCTGCGGGCCTAGAGGCATCAAGATCATAAAGTCAACAATGTGGGTGAAATTTATGGCCGCCAGCGTCCATAATAAAAACTTTTCTTTATACATCAGCGATAAAATCCTGCTTGATTAACTTGATGAGATTTATTTTAGTTCTAATATTCCCCGATTCTTTATCAATCTATATCCAATTGGGTATATGTAGCAGGAATGTAATCGATGATATCACTTGCTATCAATCCTCTCCTCTTAACCACTGAGGCTAACTCACCTGCCAATCCATGATGGAATACACCACAAACAGCCGCATTAAATGGCTTGTAACCTTGTCCCAAAAAAGAAGTAATCATACCGGTTAAAACATCACCCGAACCAGCAGTAGCCATGTACTTATTCCCTGTAGAATTAAAATATTGATTTCCATCAGGGCAAGAAATACAGGTAAATGCTCCCTTCAATACAATGAAAATATGGTGTTTTTTGGCCAAATCTTTAGCTTTCCTTAATCGTTCCTCCTGGTTTTCACAAATACCGACCAATCTTTCAAACTCTTTGATGTGCGGAGTAAGGATGCTTTCTTTTGGAATCAATTTTAAAAGATCCGGATTTTTGGAGATTAAATTTATACCATCTGCATCAATGACAACGGGTTTATTGTAATTGCTTAACAATTCCCTGTAAAAAGAAATATCGACGTTCATTCCCCAACCTGGGCCTATACCCATTGCATCAAATTGTTTATAGTCCTGTACTTCTTGGGAATCAAAAACCATTACTTCGGGAACTGCTATTTGTAACACCAATCGTTCTCCTTTTGGTATGTGGGCATGAACAAGACCGCTTCCTGTGCGCAACGCTGATTTTGAAGCCATCAATACTGCCCCGACTTTTCCAACACTCCCTCCAATAATTATTACTCTCCCATAATCACCTTTATGACTGAAATTATGGAATTTTTTATGCAGGCCGGGTATATCTGATTTCCTGATTAAGAATTTCTGATTGGAAAAAGACTTTAAAAAATCATCATGAATTCCGATATCTGCAATGTGTATATCACCGACAAAAGAAGCATGTTCAGGAAATAACAGGGAAAGTTTAGGGAATTGGAAAGTAACTGTATATGCTGCCTTGAAACATGTTCCATCCAGAACAGCATCTGATGGAATCCCGGAAGGAATATCAATGGAGATTTTCATTCCTTCCACCCTATTGAGTTTTTCGATTGATTCTTTGAAGATTCCTTCCAAAGGTCTGTTTATCCCAACTCCAAAAATTCCGTCAATTACAAAATCATCCTTAGAAATATTGAAGGAAAAATCCTTAATATGAATCTTACTTATGTTTTTTGGCAGTTTAGCAAAATTAGATTGATAGTCATTACTGCAATTTTCCGAATCTTCAAAATACACAACATGTACTTTGTCTGTTGTTTTTGAAAATATTCTGGCAATAGCAAGTCCGTCTCCTCCGTTGTTACCTGGACCGCAAAAAATAAATATGGCATTTTCATTTTTTGGAAAATGAACAAAAAACCAGTTACAAAAAGATACAGCTGCTCTTTCCATTAAATCCAACGAGGTAATTCCTTCATAGGAAATGAAAGCTTTGTCAAGTTGAGAGACACTTTTTCCTGGAATTATACTCAGCATTATTTACCTTGGATTATTTTCAATCTACAAATTAATGAAATCATTTCTACCAATTAAACCATAAGGAATTTTAAAGAAGGCTTATTGGCAAATAGACATGGGTCTAAGTTAAAACAAATCTCCTTTTCAAAAAGAATTACCCAAAAAAAAAGCCATCCCAATTGGGACAGCTTTTTTTATGCGTTAGAATAGTTTTAATTATTCTGTACTTTACCAGTTGATGCATACATCAATTTCCTGGCATCAGCCTCTCTCAATTCAAATTGTATATCAGAAATAGGTCCCATCTTCACTTCACGGTCCGCTTTCATAGAAATTGTAATCTGATCTCTTTCTGCTTCTGAAAGTTTATCTTTTTCCTGGTTCACCCAAAGAAGAATATCTTTGGTATTGATCAGAACATCATTTGCCTGTATCCTAGGTTCTGTTCCATATAGAGCAGTATTCTTTGGCTTTCCAACAAATAAATAAGAAATCAAAGATTTTTTCTCCAATTTTTGAAGTTGTGTCGCTTGCGGAAGTTTTTGTTCAACAAGAAGTTCCTGATCTCTTAATACCGTTGTCACCATGAAGAAAAACAAAAGCATAAAGATAATATCCGGTAGAGCTGAGGTAGGAATATTTTCCGAAACCTTATTCTTTTTCTTAAACTTTGACATATCAGTTTCCTCCTATTTTATCTGGTTCTGCAATTGAAATCGCCATAGGTATATTTTCCTTACCTCTGTCAATCAATTCTTTTTCAGCGGCATTTTTCCCTGTCAAAGCCCTGTATTGATCAGCGGTCAAACCAACCCTTTCAGCATATATTTCAAAATATGCTTTTTTCACTTGATCCAACACTTCAAGATACCTTTCATAACTTGTCCCTCTGTTTGTCTTGATGGAAACCACTGCTCCTCCTGACATGGGATGATCAGAAGACTCAGGACTCCTGTTGGCCCGTGATTTTAAAGATTGAGGCAATGAATTGAATAATGCAACAGCATCCTCATCAGGAGCACCGAAATTCAAAATGAAATCTTTGATTTCTTCAGAAAGATTATCAGTATTGTCCATATAGTCGCCTTCAACCAAAAGCTGATCATTGGCATTTACCAGAATATTGAAAATATTTCTTTCATTCAATTCAACTTCCGGTGGCGGCTGATTGGGATCTTGCTTTGGTGGAAGGATATTCAATACACCCTTATCAGAAGCAATTGTTGTCGTAACGAGGAAAAAGATAAGCAACAGGAAGGCGATATCCGCCATGGAACCCGCATTTACCTCCTGACTCACTCTTACTTTCTTTTTTGCCATTATTTTATTGCTTTATTGATTTCTGTTAACACGATGCCCACTACCGCTACGATAAAAAGGCCATAAACTGTGATTAACGAACCCCCAACAAATTTGGACATGCCGGGAGTCAGATTAAATGGTTCCGCAGCAAATTTTGGAAGCACGTCTCCATCTGATATTGAATAAGCTATGAAAAACACAACTGCCAAAATTGCAACTCCCACGCCTGTTTTCAATAATGATCCAGGATTATCGAGGGATTTTACCAATGGCATCAATATCGCTGCTATTGCTCCTACGATAATCAGTATTTCAGCAACGTATATAAATATATCTATAGAATCCATAATTGTTTTTTATAAAGTTAAGAATAATTTTTAGTTGATAAATAATCAAACTAGAAATTACTTAGTCAACTTATGCCTAACAAGGATATCTACCAAGGTAATGGAAGCGTCTTCCATATCATTTACCAAAGAATCAATCTTAGCCACACAATAGTTGTAGAATAACTGTAGGATAATAGCGACAATCAAACCCGCTACTGTAGTCAAAAGGGCGATTTTGATACCACCCGCTACGAGAGATGGAGAAATATCACCGGCTGCTTCGATGGCATCAAATGCACCGATCATACCGATTACAGTACCCATGAAACCCAACATCGGAGCAAGGGAGATGAAAAGAGAGATCCAAACCAATCCTTTTTCCAATCGGCCCATTTCAACTGAACCATAGGCAATGATTGATTTCTCTACCATTTCTATACCTTCTGTGTACCTCATCAAACCTTGGGTAAAGATTGAAGCAACAGGACCTTTAGTGTTTTTGGTGACATCCTTGGCAGCTTCAATACCGCCTTGTTCTAGCGCTTCTTCAACTTTAGCCAACAATTTCTTGGTGTTGGTTGTAGAAAGGTTCAGGGTAATGATTCTTTCAATAGCTACTGCAAGACCCAAAATCAAACAGATCAATACGGGAGACATAAAAGTCGGGTCACCTTCAATGAACTTTTCTTTGATTACTTGGTGAAACCCTTTATTCTCCTCAATGATTTCATCATCGACGATAGCGGGCGCAGCAGGGGCTGCTTGTTCAACAACTTCTTCTGTTGCTGTTGTGTCTTGTGCATCTTGAGCCTTCGTGGTTGCCGGGAACATCAAAATTCCGGAAAGCATGAACAAAGCGATTAACTTTTTCATAATGTAGATTTTAAATAGAATTTAAATAAAGGTTAAACGGTTTCTAAATTAATAATGAGATTTTAAAGTTATCATTTTTTCATTTCAAATTGCAAAGGAAACATTCATAAATTTTTTATAAAATTAGAA
This window of the Aquiflexum balticum DSM 16537 genome carries:
- a CDS encoding NAD(P)H-hydrate dehydratase yields the protein MLSIIPGKSVSQLDKAFISYEGITSLDLMERAAVSFCNWFFVHFPKNENAIFIFCGPGNNGGDGLAIARIFSKTTDKVHVVYFEDSENCSNDYQSNFAKLPKNISKIHIKDFSFNISKDDFVIDGIFGVGINRPLEGIFKESIEKLNRVEGMKISIDIPSGIPSDAVLDGTCFKAAYTVTFQFPKLSLLFPEHASFVGDIHIADIGIHDDFLKSFSNQKFLIRKSDIPGLHKKFHNFSHKGDYGRVIIIGGSVGKVGAVLMASKSALRTGSGLVHAHIPKGERLVLQIAVPEVMVFDSQEVQDYKQFDAMGIGPGWGMNVDISFYRELLSNYNKPVVIDADGINLISKNPDLLKLIPKESILTPHIKEFERLVGICENQEERLRKAKDLAKKHHIFIVLKGAFTCISCPDGNQYFNSTGNKYMATAGSGDVLTGMITSFLGQGYKPFNAAVCGVFHHGLAGELASVVKRRGLIASDIIDYIPATYTQLDID
- a CDS encoding ExbD/TolR family protein, with amino-acid sequence MSKFKKKNKVSENIPTSALPDIIFMLLFFFMVTTVLRDQELLVEQKLPQATQLQKLEKKSLISYLFVGKPKNTALYGTEPRIQANDVLINTKDILLWVNQEKDKLSEAERDQITISMKADREVKMGPISDIQFELREADARKLMYASTGKVQNN
- a CDS encoding MFS transporter, translated to MYKEKFLLWTLAAINFTHIVDFMILMPLGPQLMRIFEISPREFGLLVSSYTFSAGVSSFFGAFILDKYDRRTILLWVFTGFLFGALACAFSPNYSILLISRIISGVFGGLTSALVLSIIGDVIPDVRRGRAMGLVMAAFSVASVIGVPFGLFIASISNWHAPFFFLAGLSLLILWMIYRFIPSITAHLEKQQFKPSPIQVIQRVTGNGNQMRAISLTIMMMLGQFAIIPFLSPYMVANVGFSEIELTYIYMAGGFFTIFTSPWVGRMTDKYGKIKVFTIFMTLNVIPIGVITHLGQTPIPYVLLISTMFFVTSNGRMVPAAALITGTAKSENRGSFLSFNSAVQQLSAGLASFLAGLILAEGANGELLNYDIVGYFAIFLSLLCIPLARRIKVIDTDEAAVKLDSETELINE
- a CDS encoding MotA/TolQ/ExbB proton channel family protein encodes the protein MKKLIALFMLSGILMFPATTKAQDAQDTTATEEVVEQAAPAAPAIVDDEIIEENKGFHQVIKEKFIEGDPTFMSPVLICLILGLAVAIERIITLNLSTTNTKKLLAKVEEALEQGGIEAAKDVTKNTKGPVASIFTQGLMRYTEGIEMVEKSIIAYGSVEMGRLEKGLVWISLFISLAPMLGFMGTVIGMIGAFDAIEAAGDISPSLVAGGIKIALLTTVAGLIVAIILQLFYNYCVAKIDSLVNDMEDASITLVDILVRHKLTK
- a CDS encoding ExbD/TolR family protein — encoded protein: MAKKKVRVSQEVNAGSMADIAFLLLIFFLVTTTIASDKGVLNILPPKQDPNQPPPEVELNERNIFNILVNANDQLLVEGDYMDNTDNLSEEIKDFILNFGAPDEDAVALFNSLPQSLKSRANRSPESSDHPMSGGAVVSIKTNRGTSYERYLEVLDQVKKAYFEIYAERVGLTADQYRALTGKNAAEKELIDRGKENIPMAISIAEPDKIGGN